A region of Chelonoidis abingdonii isolate Lonesome George chromosome 8, CheloAbing_2.0, whole genome shotgun sequence DNA encodes the following proteins:
- the PTTG1IP gene encoding pituitary tumor-transforming gene 1 protein-interacting protein: MDYPVKNLLPPRSLCELSSARWGVCWVNFEALIITMSVVGGVVLVALCICCYCCCRKKKSKKPDKDDERAAREREQRRVRQEERRAEMKSRHDEIRKKYGLFKEENPYAKFEN; the protein is encoded by the exons ATGGATTATCCAGTTAAAAACCTTCTCCCTCCTCGCTCTCTCTGTGAGTTGAGTTCTGCACGCTGGGGAGTCTGCTGGG TGAACTTCGAAGCCTTGATCATCACAATGTCTGTGGTAGGAGGAGTGGTCCTTGTTGCTCTCTGCAtctgctgctactgctgttgcAGAAAAAAGAAGAGCAAAAA GCCAGACAAAGACGATGAAAGAGCTGCCAGAGAGAGGGAACAGAGGAGAGTACGGCAAGAAGAGAG gagaGCTGAGATGAAATCTCGACATGATGAAATCCGGAAAAAATATG gcTTGTTTAAGGAAGAGAACCCTTACGCCAAATTCGAAAACTAA